A portion of the Bactrocera neohumeralis isolate Rockhampton chromosome 2, APGP_CSIRO_Bneo_wtdbg2-racon-allhic-juicebox.fasta_v2, whole genome shotgun sequence genome contains these proteins:
- the LOC126765049 gene encoding ATP-binding cassette sub-family G member 5: MKMIGSDYVLEAHNIFHTTEVDGGGCFNGGGIPALVLKGVNLTVHSGEVMAILGSKGSGKRALLDVIARRADGTTRGQVLLNGSPLTKALFQQRCGYVTQSCTFIPGLTVAQTLHYTPTILSGYLKSSKVRQVLADLALSQVAHKRVEYLNMSEARRLAIGIQLVRDPVMLLLDEPTQGLDPLSAYLLISILSNSAKKTGCGILLSLEKPRSDVFPFLDRALFLCLGGVVYSGGTRAMLEYFHSIGFPCPQLENPLMYYLCLSTVDRRSRDRFLESSQQIEALVERFSRETPMSDAPLNTMGSGKVPLAYGKPGELKVWIMLYLKLLASTFSCGISGMKALFMRLLLLPIAMALMWLFYTDVGDDAHGFFSKNGMILNIIGLAYGCGTLTTISLFPIWRKRFSQDTPEGLYSGATLLIAYNSIAIPFSLISAVFASCVIYPLLLDPKFPNGTVFAYLLVALWSSFVLAEQLSIAFLLVVKVPFNAAIAVTYILVISIALASGTVRSFKGLQPWLQENTKGTHTRYVSSLLHSIAFQSRKMNCTPTASVICPKPADFLHERLGMADPDETIDVAASCAFAVGLAAFNMLLYLFPMPRCVKQKFKD; the protein is encoded by the exons ATGAAAATGATCGGCAGCGATTACGTTTTGGAGGCGCACAACATTTTCCACACTACAGAG GTGGATGGCGGTGGTTGCTTCAATGGCGGCGGCATCCCCGCGCTGGTGCTCAAAGGCGTCAACTTGACTGTGCATAGCGGCGAAGTGATGGCCATTTTGGGCTCCAAAg GCAGCGGCAAACGTGCCTTGTTGGATGTGATTGCACGTCGCGCCGATGGCACAACGCGTGGCCAAGTGCTACTCAATGGCTCGCCGCTAACGAAAGCACTCTTCCAGCAACGTTGCGGCTATGTGACACAATCGTGCACATTCATACCGGGACTAACGGTGGCGCAGACGCTGCATTACACGCCAACTATA ctTTCCGGTTACTTGAAAAGCTCAAAAGTACGTCAAGTCCTGGCCGACTTGGCGCTATCTCAAGTGGCTCACAAACGTGTCgaatatttgaatatgagtgAAGCCCGTCGGCTAGCTATTGGCATACAGCTAGTAAGAGATCCAG TTATGCTCCTGCTCGACGAACCCACACAGGGCTTAGATCCGCTCAGCGCTTATTTGCTAATATCGATACTTTCGAACAGCGCCAAGAAGACTGGTTGCGGTATATTGCTCTCTTTGGAAAAACCACGCTCCGACGTATTTCCTTTTCTCGATCGCGCATTGTTTCTCTGCTTGGGCGGTGTAGTGTACTCGGGCGGTACGCGAGCAATGCTCGAATATTTTCATAGTATTGGATTTCCCTGTCCACAACTCGAAAACCCATTGATGTACTATCTCTGCTTGAGCACTGTAGATCGCAG AAGCCGCGATCGCTTTTTAGAGTCCAGCCAGCAGATTGAAGCTTTGGTGGAGCGGTTTTCGCGTGAAACTCCCATGTCCGATGCGCCGCTCAATACAATGGGCAGCGGTAAAGTGCCGTTGGCATATGGTAAACCCGGTGAATTGAAAGTCTGGATTATGTTGTATCT caaaCTACTTGCTTCAACTTTTTCGTGTGGCATCTCCGGCATGAAAGCGCTCTTCATGCGCTTGCTGTTGCTGCCCATAGCGATGGCGCTCATGTGGCTCTTTTACACCGATGTGGGC GACGATGCGCACGGCTTCTTCAGCAAGAATGGCATGATACTAAATATTATTGGTTTGGCCTACGGCTGTGGCACACTCACCACAATATccctat TTCCAATCTGGCGCAAACGTTTCTCACAGGACACACCCGAAGGTCTGTACTCGGGCGCTACTCTCTTGATCGCCTACAATTCCATAGCAATACCCTTTTCGTTGATATCGGCGGTGTTTGCCAGTTGCGTCATTTATCC CCTGCTTTTGGATCCGAAATTTCCCAACGGCACCGTTTTCGCCTATTTGTTGGTGGCGCTGTGGTCCAGCTTTGTTCTCGCCGAACAGTTGAGCATCGCCTTCCTGTTGGTTGTGAAGGTGCCCTTCAACGCCGCCATTGCAGTCACCTACATTCTCGTCATCAGCATAGCCTTGGCCAGCGGCACTGTGCGTTCGTTCAAAGGCCTCCAGCCGTGGTTGCAGGAAAATACAAAGGGTACGCATACCCGTTATGTGTCGTCGTTGCTGCACAGCATTGCCTTTCAATCGCGCAAAATGAATTGTACGCCTACAGCGTCCGTTATATGCCCCAAACCGGCCGATTTTCTACACGAACGTCTCGGCATGGCCGATCCTGAT GAAACCATTGATGTTGCCGCCTCGTGTGCTTTCGCCGTTGGGTTGGCGGCTTTTAATATGTTGCTCTATCTATTCCCGATGCCCAGATGTGTGAAACAGAAGTTCAAAGACTGA